One window of the Lemur catta isolate mLemCat1 chromosome 6, mLemCat1.pri, whole genome shotgun sequence genome contains the following:
- the ZBED4 gene encoding zinc finger BED domain-containing protein 4, which translates to MDNNLETCPKGDSDFVSDKINFKIEEDDDDPVPTHSLGRVDFKREQEDVKQTDSSDEQAEARETSRNGKPPGKYLPSESEDDYGSLFSQYSSTLYDVAMEAVTQSLLSGRNIGSRKKSPAWKHFFISPRDSTKAICMYCMKEFSRGKNEKDLSTSCLMRHVRRAHPTVLIQENGSISAVSSFPAPSLLLPPQPADAGDLSSILSPIKLVQKMAPKIPSPDRITEESVSVVSSEEISSDIPVSEKYSREEALVGSSPHLPTLHYDETAENIVEKNLPLPKSTSGSRRRSAVWKHFYLSPLDNSKAVCIHCMNEFSRGKNGKDLGTSCLIRHMWRAHRSIVLQENGGTGIPPLYSTPPTLLPALLPPEGDLSSLSSSPGKLVKESPSASSSPDQLTEDLPSHLNPGDALMEAVSVLSSSDDVGEASASSPEKQPAHGLRPRMFESGAVFQQNKKVMKRLKSEVWHHFSLAPTDSLKAVCRYCSCVISRGKKGDVGTSCLMRHLYRRHPEVVGNPKGFLGASLANSPYATLASAESSSPKLTDLPTMVTKNNQVMFPVNSKKTSKLWNHFSICSADSTKVVCLHCGRTISRGKKPTNLGTSCLLRHLQRFHGNVLKTDVSETAQPSSPDRRVPLSTEPSGASSFDDTNEKFYDSHPVAKKITSLIAEMIALDLQPYSFVDNVGFNRLLKYLKPQYSLPSPSYFSRTAIPGMYDNVKQIIMSHLKEAESGVIHFTSGIWMSNQTREYLTLTAHWVSFESSVRPRCEDHHCSALLDVSQVDCDYSGNSIQKQLECWWEAWVTSIGLQIGITVTDNPSIGRTLNEGEHTSVQCFSHTVNLIVNEAIKSQRMVQNLLSIARKICERVHRSPRAREKLAELQREYALPQHHLIQDVPSKWNTSLHMLERLIEQKRAINEMSIECNFRELISCDQWEVMQSVCHALKPFDAASREMSAHVSTLSQVIPMIHILNRKVEMLFEETMGIDTMLKSLKEAMVSRLSATLHDPRYIFATLLDPRYKASLFTEEEAEQYKQDLIRELEILNSTSDDTLASNGCDTGSLSKDSAGEENLWSLMARMKKKDLREKLPEDMVLAYLEEEVLEHSCDPLAYWNLKKSSWPGLSALAVRFLGCPPSIVPSEKLFNTPTENSGFGQSRLMMEHFEKLIFLKVNLPLIYFQY; encoded by the coding sequence ATGGATAATAACCTGGAAACTTGTCCCAAAGGGGATAGTGATTTTGtttctgataaaataaattttaaaatagaagaagaCGACGATGATCCAGTGCCTACTCACAGTTTGGGAAGAGTGGACTTTAAGAGGGAGCAGGAGGACGTGAAGCAGACAGACAGCAGCGATgagcaggcagaggccagagagacGAGCCGTAACGGGAAGCCCCCTGGGAAGTACTTGCCCTCCGAGAGCGAGGATGACTACGGGTCTCTGTTCTCCCAGTACAGCAGCACACTGTACGACGTAGCCATGGAAGCTGTGACTCAGAGCCTGCTCTCCGGCCGAAACATAGGCTCCAGGAAGAAATCTCCAGCTTGGAAGCATTTTTTTATCTCCCCTCGGGATAGCACTAAAGCAATATGTATGTACTGTATGAAAGAATTTAGTAGAGGTAAAAACGAGAAAGACTTAAGTACAAGCTGTCTCATGAGACACGTGCGGCGCGCACACCCCACCGTGCTCATTCAGGAAAACGGAAGCATCTCTGCCGTGTCCTcgttccctgccccttccctcctgctcccgCCACAGCCTGCAGACGCAGGAGACCTCAGCTCCATACTCTCACCCATCAAACTGGTCCAGAAAATGGCACCTAAGATCCCATCCCCTGATCGAATAACAGAGGAATCTGTGTCTGTAGTTTCTTCGGAAGAAATCTCCTCCGACATTCCTGTTTCTGAGAAGTACAGCCGAGAAGAAGCCCTGGTGGGGTcgtctccccacctccccactctgCATTATGATGAAACTGCAGAGAACATAGTGGAGAAAAACCTTCCACTGCCAAAGAGCACGTCTGGGTCCAGAAGAAGGTCTGCTGTCTGGAAGCACTTCTACCTGTCGCCCCTGGACAACTCCAAGGCCGTCTGCATTCACTGCATGAACGAGTTCAGCAGAGGGAAGAACGGGAAGGACCTGGGCACCAGCTGTCTCATCAGGCACATGTGGCGAGCACACCGCTCCATCGTGCTGCAGGAGAACGGGGGCACGGGCATCCCCCCACTGTactccacccctcccaccctcctgcccgCCCTGCTGCCTCCGGAGGGGGATCTGAGCTCCTTGTCGTCATCCCCAGGAAAACTGGTCAAAGAGTCCCCTTCCGCTTCTTCCTCCCCTGACCAGCTGACCGAAGACCTGCCGTCGCATTTGAACCCTGGAGACGCGCTGATGGAAGCTGTGTCGGTGCTGTCGTCCTCGGACGATGTTGGGGAGGCCTCGGCGTCCTCCCCTGAGAAGCAGCCGGCCCACGGGTTGAGGCCTAGAATGTTTGAGTCTGGTGCTGTCTTCCAGCAGAACAAAAAGGTCATGAAGAGACTGAAGTCGGAAGTTTGGCATCACTTTTCGCTGGCCCCCACGGACAGTCTCAAGGCGGTGTGCCGATACTGCAGCTGCGTCATCAGTCGGGGGAAGAAGGGTGACGTGGGCACCAGCTGTCTGATGAGGCATCTGTACAGACGCCATCCTGAAGTGGTCGGGAACCCGAAGGGCTTTCTAGGTGCAAGTCTGGCAAATTCCCCGTATGCTACTTTGGCTTCTGCAGAAAGTTCCTCCCCCAAATTAACTGACTTGCCGACAATGGTCACAAAAAATAATCAGGTTATGTTTCCAGTGAATAGCAAAAAGACCTCAAAGCTGTggaatcatttttctatttgctctgCAGACTCCACTAAAGTCGTGTGCTTGCACTGTGGCCGGACCATCAGCAGAGGGAAGAAGCCCACGAACCTGGGCACCAGCTGTCTTCTGAGGCACCTGCAGCGCTTCCACGGCAACGTGCTGAAGACCGACGTCTCGGAGACAGCGCAGCCCTCCTCTCCGGACAGGCGTGTGCCGCTGAGCACAGAACCATCCGGAGCTTCCTCCTTCGATGACACCAATGAGAAGTTTTATGATTCTCACCCAGTTGCCAAAAAAATCACTAGTCTCATAGCTGAAATGATCGCACTTGACCTTCAGCCATACTCCTTTGTAGACAATGTTGGCTTTAACAGGCTGCTCAAATACTTGAAACCTCAGTACTCCTTGCCCTCCCCGTCTTACTTCTCCAGGACGGCCATCCCAGGTATGTATGACAATGTGAAACAGATCATTATGTCACATCTTAAGGAAGCTGAGAGTGGTGTGATCCACTTCACTTCTGGAATATGGATGAGTAACCAGACCCGGGAGTACCTGACCCTCACGGCCCACTGGGTCTCCTTCGAGTCGTCGGTCCGCCCACGTTGCGAGGACCACCATTGCTCAGCACTTTTAGATGTGTCACAGGTGGATTGTGACTACAGCGGCAACAGCATCCAGAAGCAGCTGGAGTGCTGGTGGGAGGCCTGGGTGACCTCCATTGGCCTGCAGATCGGCATCACGGTGACCGACAATCCGAGCATAGGACGGACGCTGAACGAAGGAGAGCACACGAGCGTGCAGTGCTTCAGCCACACGGTCAACCTGATCGTGAACGAGGCCATCAAGAGCCAGAGGATGGTACAGAACTTGCTCAGCATTGCACGGAAGATATGCGAGCGGGTGCACCGGTCGCCCAGAGCGAGAGAGAAGCTGGCAGAGCTGCAGAGGGAGTACGCGCTGCCCCAGCACCACCTTATTCAAGATGTCCCGTCCAAATGGAACACGTCACTTCACATGCTGGAGCGACTCATCGAACAGAAAAGGGCCATTAACGAGATGTCGATCGAGTGTAACTTCAGAGAACTGATCAGCTGTGACCAGTGGGAGGTCATGCAGTCCGTGTGCCACGCGCTGAAGCCCTTCGATGCTGCGAGTCGGGAGATGAGCGCCCACGTGTCGACCCTCAGCCAGGTCATCCCCATGATCCACATCCTCAACAGGAAGGTCGAGATGCTCTTTGAGGAGACGATGGGCATCGACACCATGCTGAAGTCCTTGAAGGAAGCCATGGTGAGCCGGCTGTCCGCCACCCTCCACGACCCCAGGTACATCTTCGCTACACTGTTGGACCCTCGTTACAAAGCCTCCCTGTTTACAGAGGAGGAGGCGGAACAGTACAAGCAGGATTTAATCAGGGAACTAGAAATACTGAATTCTACCTCAGATGACACGCTTGCCTCCAATGGGTGTGACACAGGCTCCCTGTCGAAAGACTCCGCTGGAGAGGAGAACCTGTGGTCACTCATGGCCAGGATGAAGAAGAAAGATCTGAGAGAGAAGTTACCTGAAGACATGGTGCTCGCATACTTGGAGGAGGAAGTGCTTGAACACAGCTGTGACCCCCTCGCCTACTGGAACCTAAAGAAGTCATCCTGGCCGGGGCTGTCAGCTTTGGCCGTCAGATTTTTGGGCTGTCCCCCAAGTATTGTCCCTTCAGAAAAGCTGTTCAACACACCCACTGAGAACAGTGGCTTTGGCCAGTCCAGGCTCATGATGGAACATTTTGAAAAACTCATCTTTTTGAAAGTGAATCTTCCCTTAATCTACTTTCAGTATTGA
- the LOC123640256 gene encoding translation initiation factor IF-2-like has protein sequence MARSAVWGLSSLPSRQDSGPRHAVPSSPSPTQKAEVRKAPRSQPHRGGAGALGVSEALRPALPPFLPPASPREAGRQGRRARLAWEDPAPAPPGRLGLRLRPADPAPASGELGWRLLRRPRAAPACPRPRGPLRSRLRVEPGRAPGTEAGRCDPKADVGPARGSLDDPGQGPQNSAPCSRKPCGARGPRGVLRAGTGGTWSSPHSASAPVGRPHPTWPHRVPPSGLRTFPAPGGGGSLETAPTSRGSALEMVWWRQESSGAPCGADGLRVYLSQRSGLDRLPSFPGAELRGSALESLLRPALDLELHRWTGWPSELGSTLMSPCQQPGALRKPPQTRAGRRGPRR, from the exons ATGGCGCGTTCTGCAGTCTGGGGCCTGTCGTCCCTGCCTTCCCGTCAGGACAGC GGACCTCGCCACGCCGTCCCCTCATCCCCGTCACCCACGCAGAAGGCAGAAGTGAGGAAAGCACCGCGGTCACAGCCCCACAGGGGCGGAGCCGGTGCGCTCGGGGTCTCGGAAGCCCTTCGCCCcgcccttcctcccttccttccgcCCGCCTCGCCCCGGGAGGCCGGCCGCCAGGGGCGGAGGGCGAGGCTTGCGTGGGAGGACCCGGCGCCCGCGCCTCCGGGGAGGCTGGGACTGCGCCTGCGCCCCGCGGACCCTGCGCCCGCGTCGGGCGAGCTTGGGTGGCGGCTCCTCCGTCGGCCCCGGGCGGCGCCCGCCTGTCCGCGGCCCCGGGGCCCTCTGCGTTCGCGTCTCCGTGTGGAGCCTGGGCGCGCGCCCGGGACGGAAGCGGGGCGCTGTGACCCCAAGGCCGACGTGGGGCCGGCCCGCGGGAGCCTGGACGATCCGGGACAGGGTCCCCAAAACAGCGCCCCGTGCTCACGGAAACCCTGCGGAGCCCGCGGCCCTAGGGGGGTGTTGCGCGCTGGCACCGGGGGAACCTGGAGCTCGCCCCACTCAGCATCAGCCCCCGTGGGTCGCCCCCACCCGACATGGCCCCATCGGGTGCCCCCCTCCGGTCTCAGAACCTTTCCGGCCCCCGGGGGTGGAGGGAGCCTGGAGACGGCGCCGACGTCCCGGGGATCCGCGCTGGAAATGGTCTGGTGGAGGCAGGAATCCTCAGGTGCCCCGTGTGGCGCGGACGGTCTCCGAGTGTACCTTTCGCAGCGCTCGGGGCTGGACCGGCTTCCCTCCTTCCCGGGGGCCGAGCTGCGCGGAAGCGCGCTGGAGAGCCTGCTGCGGCCGGCCCTGGACCTCGAGCTGCACCGGTGGACGGGATGGCCATCAGAGCTGGGGAGCACCTTGATGTCACCGTGCCAGCAGCCTGGGGCACTGCGGAAACCGCCACAAACGCGTGCGGGCCGGCGCGG GCCAAGACGGTGA